A section of the Pseudomonas lini genome encodes:
- a CDS encoding DUF6124 family protein, whose protein sequence is MIKDSPNPPEAEPEIETDSVSPYAFLNSRKLHDAAIRALDHYLAPAAEKKAKADRRPSTIFVIGPNVDSETLLAHACETLATANVMASELAFDLTGPTCNLVLGIQQMISLAELSVNRVLDNLDPQQ, encoded by the coding sequence ATGATCAAAGACAGTCCAAATCCCCCCGAAGCAGAACCAGAAATAGAAACTGATTCCGTTTCCCCCTACGCTTTCCTCAATTCCAGGAAACTCCACGACGCGGCGATCCGCGCGCTCGATCATTATCTCGCCCCTGCGGCCGAAAAAAAGGCCAAAGCCGATCGTCGTCCCAGTACGATTTTCGTCATCGGTCCAAACGTCGATTCGGAAACTCTCCTGGCTCATGCCTGTGAAACCCTTGCCACGGCCAATGTCATGGCCAGTGAGTTAGCCTTCGACCTGACCGGCCCCACGTGCAACTTGGTGCTGGGGATTCAACAGATGATTTCACTAGCGGAGTTGTCGGTAAATCGCGTGCTGGATAATCTGGATCCGCAACAGTAG